The nucleotide sequence GGGCCTCGCGGTCATCGCCGCTGTCAGAGATGCCCAGGACCAGTTGCTCGAGATTGCAGGCGAGCTGCTGAAGAAGAAAAAAGAAGACCTGGAGATCAGGGAAGGGCAAATTGTCATCAAAGGAGAGAACAGATCAGTTCCTTACAAAGAGATTCTGTCAAAGACGCCCAGCCCGATTATAGGCAGAGGTTCCGGCAAGCCTCCGCAGAACGTGGCCCTGCTCACCTTCGGTGTCCACTTCGCAGAAGTGGCAGTAGATACGCGGACGGGCAGGGTTGGGGTCCTGCGACTTGTTGCTGCTCACGATGTGGGACGGGCCATTAATCGTCTCGGCTGTGAGAACCAGATAGAAGGTGGAGCTATCATGGGAACAGGGTTCGGCACGCTCGAGAGACAATATATCGACGCGCAGACAGGCATCTGTCTGAACCCTAATCTGGTTGATTTCAAGATACCGTCGATCCTGGATGTGCCGGCAGTGGAACCCATTATTGTTGAACCGGACGATCCTTATGGGCCGTTCGGTGCGAAAGGAGTGGGTGAGCCGCCGTACAGTATTCCTGCGCCTGCTATTGCGAACGCGATCTATAATGCTGTCGGGGTCAGATGCAATGAGATACCGATAAATATAAAGGCTGTGCTGGACGGACTGAAGAAGACGTGAGCTGAGACCGAGGCGGAGTCCCGAAGGGCGGACTTCGCATCTTCCATCTTTCTTTAGTCAGGCCTTGGGGCTTACTTTGTTTCTGAGTACGCCTATCCCCTCTACTTCCAGTTCCAGTATGTCGCCAGGCTTGATCCATCGATCAAGCTCCAGGCCGCAGCCGAAACCTACGGTTCCGGAAGCGATGAACTCTCCAGGGTAGAGAGGGTCATCTTTCGATATGTAAGAGACCAGTTGGGCAAACGTAAACTGCATGTCCCCGGTGTTGCCGTCCGACCAGATCTCGCCATTGATCCGGGCTGTCATCCGAAGGTTCCCTGCATCTATTTCGTCGGGCGTGACCAAGCAGGGCCCCATTATGTTGGAGCTCTGAAAGGTCTTAGCCTTCGCAGGCCCTAGTTTCAGTTCCATCTCTTTTCTCTGGATATCACGGGCGCTGATATCGTTGAAAATAGTGTAGCCGAAAATGTACTGGTTCACCGCATCCGGCCGTATGTTGACCCCTTGCTTACCAATGCAGAGGGCGATTTCCAGCTCATAATCCAGTTTTTCAGTATAGCCCGGCCAGAAGACGGGCTCATCGGGCCCGCTGACATCAGTGGTGCTGGTGCGGTAATGAGCAGGGATTTCATAATTCACCTGCGGCAATTCGGCTGGCAACCCTGCGCGGGCACGCGCATTCTTCACGTGCTGCAGAAATGCCGAGCAATCCCTGATTGAAAGCGGACGCGGCACCGGCGCAAGCAGCCTGACCTCGTTAAGCTCATAGAAGGTCCTTGCTCCACTACTGTCATTTGCCCGATCTCCTGACCTTTCATCGTGATCGAGCGCTTGAAGAGCTGCCTCCATCGACATGGCGCCGCCCTCGATGAACTTCAGCATGTCGGGCGGTACTATTGCCTCTGCCAGCTCCTGCCATCGATATATGCCACGAACGTCTCTCAGGTATGAGGCATAGGCCGCATGAAGGTCTATAATGCCTTGTCTCTTCAAAACGCCTATGCGCTGTACCGGACCGATCGGTGTCTTTACTTCAAATGTGACAAACTTCATGTCGATCCTCCTTAATAGCTACGCTTGTCCACGACGTGCTTCATGATTATCCTTTCATCTTCCCAGCACGAAGTGCGGTCTTCCTAGTGACGCCTTGCGTCACGATCGTCCTAGCGCAGCGGACGTGCTACGCCTCAGAGCGGAGCGGTCTATCTTTATTCCAGGATTGCCACTGCGCGGCACCATCCGGCGCTGGCCGCTTTGAGCTTGACAGGAAAACAGGCCACCTTGAAACCTGTCGGAGCAGGAAGCTTATCCAGGTTCGCCAGCTTTTCTATCTGACAGTACTCCTTCTCTATCCCCGCAAAATGCGCCTGCCACA is from Syntrophorhabdales bacterium and encodes:
- a CDS encoding fumarylacetoacetate hydrolase family protein is translated as MKFVTFEVKTPIGPVQRIGVLKRQGIIDLHAAYASYLRDVRGIYRWQELAEAIVPPDMLKFIEGGAMSMEAALQALDHDERSGDRANDSSGARTFYELNEVRLLAPVPRPLSIRDCSAFLQHVKNARARAGLPAELPQVNYEIPAHYRTSTTDVSGPDEPVFWPGYTEKLDYELEIALCIGKQGVNIRPDAVNQYIFGYTIFNDISARDIQRKEMELKLGPAKAKTFQSSNIMGPCLVTPDEIDAGNLRMTARINGEIWSDGNTGDMQFTFAQLVSYISKDDPLYPGEFIASGTVGFGCGLELDRWIKPGDILELEVEGIGVLRNKVSPKA